In a single window of the Pontibacter russatus genome:
- the dnaJ gene encoding molecular chaperone DnaJ — MAKRDYYEVLGLSKSASQEEVKKAYRKIAIKFHPDKNPDDPTAEDKFKEAAEAYEVLSDQQKRQRYDQFGHQGMNGGFGGGGMNMEDIFSQFGDIFGGGGGSPFESFFGGQSRGGRRTRKGSNLRIKLKLNLEEIANGVEKKIKVKRYVACATCGGNGAKNGTDMQTCNSCQGSGQVRKVVNTMLGQMVSTATCPTCNGEGRIVTNNCETCHGSGRELQEEVITINVPAGVMDGMQLSMSGKGNVPERGGVPGDLLIQIEEEAHPMLKRDGNNVIFDQYISFVDAALGAEIEVPTITGKVKITIKPGTQSGEIFRLRGKGVQDINGYGKGDQLIHINVWTPKSLNSEERAVLESLRGSNNFAPHPGKNEKGFFEKVKDYFQ, encoded by the coding sequence ATGGCGAAGAGAGACTATTATGAGGTGCTGGGGCTGAGCAAGAGCGCAAGCCAGGAGGAGGTAAAAAAAGCCTACCGTAAGATCGCCATCAAGTTCCACCCCGACAAGAACCCCGACGACCCCACTGCTGAGGATAAATTCAAGGAGGCGGCGGAAGCCTACGAGGTGCTCAGCGACCAGCAGAAGCGCCAGCGTTACGACCAGTTCGGCCACCAGGGCATGAACGGCGGCTTCGGCGGAGGCGGCATGAACATGGAGGATATCTTCTCGCAGTTCGGCGATATTTTCGGGGGCGGCGGAGGCAGCCCGTTCGAGAGCTTCTTCGGCGGGCAATCCAGAGGTGGCCGGCGCACCCGCAAAGGCAGCAACCTGCGCATCAAGCTGAAGCTGAACCTGGAGGAGATCGCCAACGGCGTTGAGAAGAAGATAAAGGTGAAACGCTACGTGGCCTGCGCCACCTGCGGCGGCAACGGCGCGAAGAACGGCACCGACATGCAGACCTGTAACTCCTGCCAGGGCTCCGGCCAAGTGCGCAAGGTAGTGAACACGATGCTGGGCCAGATGGTGTCCACGGCTACGTGCCCCACCTGTAACGGCGAGGGCCGCATCGTCACAAACAACTGCGAAACCTGCCACGGAAGCGGCAGAGAGTTGCAGGAAGAGGTGATCACCATCAACGTGCCGGCGGGCGTGATGGACGGCATGCAGCTGTCGATGAGCGGCAAGGGCAACGTGCCGGAACGCGGTGGCGTGCCTGGCGACCTGTTGATCCAGATCGAGGAGGAGGCGCACCCGATGCTGAAGCGCGATGGCAACAACGTCATCTTCGACCAGTACATCAGCTTTGTGGATGCCGCGCTGGGCGCTGAGATTGAAGTGCCCACCATTACGGGCAAGGTGAAAATCACCATCAAGCCAGGCACGCAGAGCGGGGAGATCTTCAGGCTGCGTGGCAAGGGCGTGCAGGACATAAACGGCTACGGCAAAGGCGACCAGTTGATCCACATCAACGTCTGGACGCCGAAATCGCTTAACAGCGAGGAACGTGCCGTGCTGGAGAGCCTTCGGGGCTCCAACAACTTTGCGCCGCACCCCGGCAAGAACGAAAAAGGCTTCTTCGAGAAAGTGAAGGACTACTTTCAATAA
- a CDS encoding ABC transporter ATP-binding protein, with amino-acid sequence MSILKIDGVTKTYANHTALDNVSFDIPAGCIFGLLGPNGAGKTSLIRIITQITGADSGHIYFKGERLKPAHTKDIGYLPEERGLYKKMKVGEQLLYLTRLKGLSKAEATARIKTWVDRFEIREWLGKHIEDLSKGMQQKVQFIATVLHEPALIILDEPFSGFDPINANLIKDEILRLRDNGATIIFSTHRMESVEELCDNIALIDRAQKVLDGPVREVKDAYKTDTYQVIGNGQLLILSPDFQVLEQQDNHGIFRAHIRLLNGATPNDLLRYLIQRVEVHSFVELVPSINDIFIQKVTETHHV; translated from the coding sequence TTGAGCATTCTGAAAATTGACGGCGTCACCAAAACCTACGCCAACCACACAGCCCTCGACAACGTGAGCTTTGACATTCCGGCAGGCTGTATATTCGGTTTGCTGGGGCCCAACGGCGCTGGCAAAACCTCGCTCATCCGCATCATCACCCAGATTACGGGTGCCGACAGCGGCCATATATACTTTAAAGGGGAGCGCCTGAAGCCTGCCCACACCAAAGACATCGGCTACCTGCCTGAGGAGCGGGGCCTGTACAAGAAAATGAAGGTGGGCGAGCAACTGCTGTACCTCACGCGGCTGAAAGGCCTGAGCAAAGCCGAGGCGACCGCGCGCATCAAAACCTGGGTGGACCGGTTTGAGATACGCGAGTGGTTAGGCAAGCACATCGAAGACCTCTCGAAGGGGATGCAGCAGAAGGTGCAGTTCATCGCCACGGTGCTGCACGAGCCGGCGCTGATCATCCTGGACGAGCCGTTCTCCGGTTTCGACCCCATCAACGCCAACCTGATCAAAGACGAAATCCTGCGCCTGCGCGACAACGGGGCCACCATCATCTTCTCGACGCACCGCATGGAGTCGGTGGAGGAACTCTGCGACAACATCGCCCTCATCGACCGGGCTCAGAAGGTGCTGGACGGGCCCGTGAGGGAGGTGAAAGACGCCTACAAAACCGATACGTACCAGGTGATTGGCAACGGACAGTTGCTCATCCTGTCGCCGGATTTTCAGGTGCTGGAGCAGCAAGACAACCACGGCATCTTCAGGGCCCACATCAGGCTCCTGAACGGGGCCACGCCAAACGACCTGCTGCGGTACCTTATCCAGCGCGTGGAGGTGCATTCTTTCGTGGAACTGGTGCCGAGCATCAATGATATCTTCATCCAAAAAGTAACCGAAACCCACCATGTCTAA
- a CDS encoding ABC transporter permease — translation MSKIWLIIQREYLTRVRKKSFIIMTLLTPVLLAAFMILPGLLITMSGETETVMVLDESGLFEGKLEDQKDLKFIPLAGSLELAKTVYQETDNTALLYIPKLSIDNPEGITIYGKKNTSLQTQVRLENVLEKEIENQRFLASGLDRATLDEIEADINLETISLSDEGEKDNNAIVTSIAGVAGAVIIYFFIFLYGVQIMRGVIEEKTSRIVEVMISSVKPFQLMMGKIIGIAAVGLTQFLLWIVLSFIAVTAVSAAFGVDAAPSPVEQFAAGQAAAQGEAATEEDGTTVNNPADNEMANTITDVKESFANLPIALIFGCFLFYFLGGYLLYGSLFGAIGAAVDNETDTQQFMMPITIPLIISFIMSYSVVLKNPDGPVAFWMSIIPFTSPIVMMVRVPFGVPAWELLLSMALLVAGFIFTTWIASRIYRVGILMYGKKINYKELSKWLFYRV, via the coding sequence ATGTCTAAAATCTGGTTGATCATACAGCGCGAGTACCTGACACGTGTGCGCAAGAAGAGCTTTATCATTATGACGCTGCTGACGCCGGTGCTGCTGGCCGCCTTCATGATTCTGCCGGGGCTGCTCATCACCATGTCGGGCGAGACGGAGACGGTGATGGTGCTGGACGAGAGCGGCCTGTTCGAGGGCAAACTGGAGGACCAGAAAGACCTGAAATTCATCCCGCTGGCGGGTTCGCTGGAACTGGCCAAGACGGTGTACCAGGAAACAGACAACACTGCGCTGCTATATATCCCGAAGCTGTCGATAGACAACCCGGAGGGCATTACCATATATGGCAAGAAAAACACCAGCCTGCAGACGCAGGTGCGCCTCGAGAACGTGCTGGAGAAAGAGATTGAGAACCAGCGCTTCCTGGCCTCCGGATTGGACCGCGCCACGCTGGACGAGATAGAGGCAGATATAAACCTGGAAACCATTAGCCTGAGCGATGAGGGCGAGAAAGACAACAACGCCATCGTGACTTCGATAGCGGGGGTGGCAGGAGCCGTGATCATCTACTTCTTCATCTTTCTGTACGGCGTGCAGATCATGCGCGGTGTGATAGAGGAGAAGACGAGCCGCATTGTGGAGGTGATGATCTCCTCGGTGAAGCCTTTCCAACTGATGATGGGGAAGATCATCGGCATCGCCGCAGTGGGGCTCACGCAGTTCCTGCTTTGGATCGTGCTGTCGTTTATTGCCGTCACGGCTGTATCGGCTGCCTTTGGGGTAGATGCCGCCCCGTCGCCGGTAGAGCAGTTTGCCGCCGGGCAGGCCGCCGCACAGGGCGAAGCGGCAACTGAAGAAGACGGGACAACCGTAAATAACCCCGCCGATAACGAGATGGCCAACACGATAACCGATGTGAAGGAAAGCTTTGCCAACCTGCCCATCGCGTTGATTTTCGGCTGTTTCCTGTTTTACTTCCTGGGCGGCTACCTGCTCTACGGCTCGCTGTTCGGGGCCATCGGCGCCGCCGTGGACAACGAGACCGACACGCAGCAGTTCATGATGCCGATCACTATCCCGCTCATCATCTCGTTCATCATGTCTTACTCGGTGGTGCTGAAAAACCCGGACGGGCCGGTGGCCTTCTGGATGTCGATTATCCCGTTCACCTCGCCCATCGTGATGATGGTGCGCGTGCCTTTCGGCGTGCCTGCCTGGGAGTTGCTGCTGTCGATGGCGCTGCTGGTGGCGGGCTTTATCTTCACCACCTGGATAGCGAGCCGCATTTACCGCGTCGGCATCCTGATGTACGGCAAAAAAATCAACTACAAGGAACTGTCGAAGTGGCTGTTCTACCGGGTGTAG
- a CDS encoding ChaN family lipoprotein produces the protein MNRLALLFLLLLMVTTTAPAQEKDKPAYRLFNKKGRHISYGKMLDELEKADVVLFGEQHNDPIAHWLQLEVAKDLYQAHPRRFVIGTEMFEADVQLVLNEYMAGQVPEANFEQESRPWPNYKTDYRPVLRYAKEKNIPVVATNVPRRYAAVVSGGGMKALDTLSEDAKRYIAPLPVEVDMNLPGYKGMLRMFGSGTHGNTKSENIVQAQALKDATMAHFILRQVAQGMQVLHLNGAYHSDNFEGIGWYLKQGQPDIKTRTITTVLQDELEKLTEENEEKADYIIVVPSGMTRTY, from the coding sequence ATGAACCGACTAGCTCTCCTTTTCCTGCTACTCCTGATGGTGACAACAACTGCCCCGGCACAAGAGAAAGACAAACCCGCTTACCGGCTCTTCAACAAGAAAGGCAGGCACATCAGTTACGGTAAAATGCTGGACGAGCTGGAGAAAGCGGATGTGGTGCTGTTCGGGGAGCAGCACAACGACCCGATTGCCCATTGGCTACAGTTGGAGGTGGCCAAAGATCTGTACCAGGCCCATCCGAGGCGCTTTGTTATCGGGACGGAGATGTTTGAGGCCGACGTGCAATTGGTGCTGAACGAGTATATGGCGGGCCAGGTGCCAGAGGCCAACTTCGAGCAGGAGTCGCGGCCGTGGCCTAATTATAAGACGGATTACAGACCGGTGCTGCGCTATGCCAAAGAGAAAAACATACCGGTAGTGGCCACCAACGTGCCGCGCCGCTATGCTGCCGTAGTGTCGGGGGGAGGAATGAAGGCGCTGGACACTCTCTCGGAGGATGCGAAGCGCTATATCGCGCCGCTGCCGGTGGAGGTAGATATGAACCTGCCCGGCTACAAAGGCATGCTGCGCATGTTTGGCAGCGGCACCCACGGCAATACCAAGAGCGAAAATATTGTGCAGGCGCAGGCGCTGAAAGACGCCACCATGGCGCATTTTATTCTGCGGCAGGTGGCGCAGGGCATGCAGGTGCTGCACCTGAACGGCGCCTACCACTCCGACAACTTCGAAGGCATCGGCTGGTACCTGAAGCAGGGCCAACCGGATATAAAAACCCGCACCATCACCACCGTGCTGCAGGACGAGCTGGAGAAACTGACGGAAGAAAATGAGGAGAAGGCGGATTATATCATCGTAGTGCCCTCCGGCATGACCCGTACGTATTGA